In Luteibacter mycovicinus, a genomic segment contains:
- a CDS encoding ribonuclease E inhibitor RraB — translation MSIVKDLASNAQADIDLLRLRDRQGDVFARHRSVDFVFVSEDEAQASAVAGFLSDYQYATTMLTSSGGDYRVVATISMSVEQQVILSVSGFMTCIAALFQVSYDGWGAPIIG, via the coding sequence ATGAGCATCGTGAAAGACTTGGCATCCAACGCCCAAGCGGATATCGATTTGCTGCGGCTTCGTGACCGACAGGGCGACGTGTTTGCTCGCCATCGATCAGTCGATTTCGTCTTCGTCTCGGAAGACGAAGCCCAAGCGTCGGCCGTAGCCGGATTCTTGAGTGACTATCAATATGCCACGACGATGCTGACATCGAGCGGCGGCGACTACCGCGTTGTCGCGACGATTTCTATGTCGGTCGAGCAGCAAGTCATTCTTTCGGTGTCGGGATTCATGACGTGCATTGCCGCGCTCTTCCAGGTGAGTTACGACGGCTGGGGCGCCCCAATCATCGGTTGA
- a CDS encoding lipid A biosynthesis acyltransferase gives MRPDIYLLYLLLRLVSLLSLRIVHRAGAWIGRRSLRSKSRSARYSAVNLRLTRPELSAGDRERLLVQTMEESGKSVTEVAAIWGAGADQSLGLVREVVGGELFEAALASGKGTIIAAPHLGCWELLNYWLCSKTPMAILYRPPRIQAIEALLRKVRGKLAPEQVRAEGAGVRTLFKRLGAGGTVGILPDQKPREGEGEFAPFFGVDALTMVLLPRLAARTGATVLFSFAERLADGEGFRIHILPAPGGIDSTDLKVACAALNRGVEQCVERAFPQYQWHYKRFTAHDRPDPYKVSSSATAG, from the coding sequence ATGCGTCCGGATATCTATCTCCTCTACCTCCTGCTCCGTCTGGTCAGCCTGCTGTCCCTGCGGATCGTTCACCGTGCAGGCGCGTGGATCGGGCGCCGTTCGCTGCGCTCGAAGTCGCGCAGCGCCCGCTACAGCGCGGTCAACCTGCGACTGACCCGGCCGGAGCTGTCGGCAGGGGATCGCGAACGGCTTCTCGTCCAGACCATGGAAGAGTCCGGCAAGTCGGTCACGGAGGTAGCGGCGATCTGGGGCGCCGGCGCCGACCAGTCGCTCGGCCTGGTCCGCGAAGTGGTCGGCGGCGAGCTGTTCGAGGCGGCGCTCGCGTCCGGCAAGGGCACCATCATCGCCGCGCCACACCTCGGCTGCTGGGAGCTGCTCAATTACTGGCTGTGCAGCAAGACGCCCATGGCCATTCTGTATCGCCCGCCACGTATTCAGGCCATCGAGGCCTTGTTGCGCAAGGTGCGGGGCAAGCTGGCGCCGGAGCAGGTGCGGGCCGAGGGCGCCGGTGTGCGCACGCTGTTCAAGCGTCTCGGTGCCGGTGGCACGGTCGGCATCCTGCCCGACCAGAAACCGCGCGAAGGCGAGGGCGAGTTCGCGCCCTTCTTCGGCGTGGATGCGCTGACGATGGTGCTGCTGCCGCGTCTTGCGGCTCGCACCGGCGCGACGGTGCTCTTCAGCTTCGCCGAGCGCCTGGCCGATGGCGAAGGCTTTCGAATCCACATCCTGCCGGCGCCCGGAGGCATCGACAGCACGGACCTGAAAGTCGCCTGTGCGGCACTGAATCGTGGCGTCGAGCAATGCGTGGAACGTGCCTTTCCGCAGTACCAGTGGCACTACAAGCGGTTCACGGCGCACGACCGCCCCGATCCCTACAAGGTCAGCTCTTCCGCGACAGCCGGTTGA
- a CDS encoding SDR family NAD(P)-dependent oxidoreductase: protein MSNTKKVAIVTGASQGIGEGIVRGFRARGYAVVATSRSIKPSTDPDLLTVAGDIGDPETARRLVAAAVDTFGRIDTLVNNAGIFIGKPFVDYTEEDYRLKLKTNLDGFFFTTQQVVPVMLKQGSGHLVQITASTAEFASSRGPAFIAMLTKGGMNSATKSLAIEYATRGIRVNAVAPGVIRTPMHDPKLVDELAAFHPMNKLGEVEDIVRAVLYLEDAAFSTGEILHVDGGLIAGR from the coding sequence ATGTCAAACACCAAGAAAGTAGCCATCGTCACCGGCGCGTCGCAGGGTATCGGCGAAGGCATCGTCAGAGGATTTCGAGCACGCGGTTACGCCGTGGTGGCCACGTCCCGCTCCATCAAGCCCTCGACCGATCCGGACCTTCTCACCGTGGCGGGTGACATCGGCGATCCGGAGACCGCAAGGCGCCTCGTTGCCGCTGCGGTGGACACGTTCGGTCGCATCGACACCCTCGTGAACAACGCCGGGATCTTCATCGGTAAGCCGTTCGTCGATTACACCGAAGAAGATTATCGGCTGAAGCTGAAGACCAATCTCGACGGGTTTTTCTTCACTACCCAGCAGGTCGTCCCCGTGATGCTGAAACAGGGCAGCGGCCATCTGGTACAGATCACGGCGTCAACGGCCGAATTCGCCAGCTCCCGGGGGCCCGCCTTCATCGCCATGCTTACCAAAGGCGGAATGAACTCCGCCACGAAGAGCCTCGCTATCGAGTACGCGACGCGCGGCATTCGGGTGAACGCCGTGGCGCCCGGAGTCATCCGTACACCCATGCACGATCCGAAGCTTGTCGATGAGCTGGCCGCATTCCACCCGATGAACAAGCTGGGCGAAGTCGAAGACATCGTCCGCGCGGTGCTTTACCTCGAAGACGCCGCCTTCTCGACAGGCGAAATCCTTCATGTCGACGGCGGCCTGATCGCCGGTCGCTGA
- a CDS encoding RHS repeat-associated core domain-containing protein, with amino-acid sequence MKATIDRWVSFMYADGSDAPRAVTNATGQLVWSWPLQSNAFDEASPIGTLTLNLRFAGQYADAESGLVYNGHRYYEPSTGAMSKATPWVWPRAVRHVWYQGFWDHIWKCGR; translated from the coding sequence GTGAAGGCCACCATCGATAGGTGGGTATCTTTCATGTATGCGGACGGCTCTGACGCCCCGCGCGCGGTGACCAACGCGACGGGTCAGTTGGTGTGGTCGTGGCCGTTGCAGTCGAACGCGTTTGACGAGGCATCGCCGATCGGTACGCTGACGCTCAACCTTCGATTCGCGGGGCAGTATGCCGATGCCGAAAGCGGGCTGGTCTACAACGGGCATCGCTATTACGAGCCCTCGACGGGCGCTATGTCCAAAGCGACCCCATGGGTCTGGCCGCGGGCAGTTCGACACGTGTGGTACCAAGGATTCTGGGACCACATCTGGAAATGCGGTCGTTGA
- a CDS encoding RHS repeat-associated core domain-containing protein, with amino-acid sequence METVSPTTVRSSRRRGPNWITAALLLLALLFAASGSARAAETVTYYYTSPQGTVLAKADASGNILSSADYRPYGTQALGTPEQGPGYTGHVNDVDSGLVYMQARYYDPSVGRFLSADPVGTTAGNALRFGRFTYAITNPVRMVDPNGQQEVDADELDIETRAALSRLNPPIGPNMAAPGFTPPATLAPGLLPETFPEHQVAQELGLEQRTDVGENLPKTESKAEKTYQIYIKTNSATREIYTGRTSGTRSPTENVARRDANHHMTGKGFGPAILMYSSSNPNAIRGQEQIMIDNYGGSQRSGGTSGNAINGISPTNDSIDEYIKAARTEFGE; translated from the coding sequence ATGGAAACCGTCTCTCCGACCACTGTCCGTTCATCACGCCGGCGAGGTCCGAACTGGATCACAGCGGCGCTGCTGCTTCTGGCACTTCTGTTCGCCGCCTCGGGATCGGCGCGCGCTGCGGAGACCGTGACCTACTACTACACCAGTCCTCAGGGTACGGTGCTGGCCAAGGCCGATGCGTCGGGAAATATCCTTAGCAGTGCGGATTACCGGCCTTACGGTACGCAGGCGCTGGGTACGCCGGAGCAGGGGCCGGGATATACGGGGCATGTAAACGATGTCGATTCGGGCTTGGTTTACATGCAAGCCCGATACTACGACCCGAGCGTGGGTCGCTTTCTTTCAGCGGACCCGGTCGGCACCACAGCGGGCAACGCACTGCGATTTGGGCGCTTTACCTACGCCATCACCAATCCTGTTCGTATGGTTGATCCGAACGGTCAGCAGGAAGTTGACGCAGATGAGTTGGACATTGAGACTCGGGCGGCCTTGTCCAGGCTTAATCCGCCAATTGGTCCAAACATGGCGGCTCCGGGCTTCACGCCTCCCGCAACCCTTGCGCCTGGTCTGCTGCCGGAAACATTTCCAGAACACCAAGTTGCTCAGGAACTAGGCCTGGAGCAGCGCACAGACGTTGGTGAAAATTTACCTAAGACAGAATCGAAAGCTGAAAAAACCTATCAGATTTATATCAAGACAAACTCTGCCACGCGCGAGATATACACGGGTCGAACGAGCGGGACGCGGTCGCCGACCGAGAATGTCGCTCGGCGTGATGCCAATCACCACATGACGGGAAAGGGGTTCGGTCCGGCCATCCTCATGTATTCTTCGTCGAATCCCAACGCCATTCGTGGCCAAGAGCAAATTATGATCGACAATTACGGCGGTTCCCAGCGATCCGGAGGGACCTCCGGAAACGCAATTAATGGCATAAGTCCCACAAATGATTCGATTGACGAATACATCAAAGCCGCACGAACGGAGTTCGGTGAATGA
- the rpoD gene encoding RNA polymerase sigma factor RpoD: MTNKAHEQQSEIKQLISKGLEQGYLTYAEINDHLPDDIVDPEQIEDIMAVLKGVGIEVHDSAPDTDTISDGAAPGTSTDDESAAEEAVALLSAVDAEVGRTTDPVRMYMREMGTVELLTREGEIAIAKRIEEGLSQVQTALASFPLTIQLLLEEYDQHVEGKRRLSEILAGFADLEEAADQAKAEAAEAAEAAGDTEGDDDEEDGVEGAEEEEAGPTGPDPEEVKRRMEELRSLHAKFQKTAPKAEIADKKVAKIREQMSEAFLNLKLPSALIDSFVRKLREVVNDIRHHERILMDIFVKQVKMPRAEFLKSFPSNEGNLEWAAELSRKRQKWSPNIKNYREVIDGEQEKLAAIERTLYLPLTDIKEINRAMSVGEAKARRAKKEMVEANLRLVISIAKKYTNRGLQFLDLIQEGNIGLMKAVDKFEYRRGYKFSTYATWWIRQAITRSIADQARTIRIPVHMIETINKLNRISRQMLQQFGREPTPEELAKEMEMPEDKIRKVLKIAKEPISMETPIGDDEDSHLGDFIEDTNASSPIESATETGLMETVRDVLAGLTPREAKVLRMRFGIDMNTDHTLEEVGKQFDVTRERIRQIEAKALRKLRHPSRSETLRSFLDID; encoded by the coding sequence ATGACTAACAAAGCTCACGAGCAGCAGTCTGAAATCAAACAGCTCATCTCCAAGGGCTTGGAGCAGGGCTACCTGACCTACGCGGAAATCAACGACCACCTGCCCGACGACATCGTCGATCCGGAGCAGATCGAAGACATCATGGCGGTGCTCAAGGGCGTCGGCATCGAGGTCCATGATTCCGCGCCCGACACCGACACCATCTCCGATGGCGCCGCCCCCGGCACCAGCACCGACGACGAATCGGCCGCTGAAGAAGCCGTGGCGCTGCTGTCCGCCGTCGACGCCGAGGTGGGCCGCACCACCGACCCCGTCCGCATGTACATGCGCGAGATGGGCACGGTCGAGCTGCTCACCCGCGAAGGCGAGATCGCCATCGCCAAGCGCATCGAAGAAGGCCTCAGCCAGGTCCAGACCGCGCTGGCCAGCTTTCCGCTGACCATCCAGCTGCTGCTCGAGGAATACGATCAGCACGTCGAGGGCAAGCGTCGCCTGAGCGAGATCCTGGCCGGCTTCGCCGACCTCGAGGAAGCCGCCGACCAGGCCAAGGCCGAAGCCGCCGAGGCCGCTGAAGCCGCCGGCGACACCGAAGGCGACGACGACGAGGAAGACGGCGTCGAGGGTGCCGAGGAAGAGGAAGCGGGCCCGACCGGCCCGGATCCCGAGGAAGTGAAGCGCCGCATGGAAGAACTGCGTTCGCTGCACGCCAAGTTCCAGAAGACGGCGCCCAAGGCCGAGATCGCCGACAAGAAGGTCGCGAAGATCCGCGAGCAGATGTCGGAAGCCTTCCTCAATCTCAAGCTCCCGTCGGCGCTGATCGACAGCTTCGTGCGCAAGCTGCGCGAAGTGGTCAACGACATCCGTCACCACGAGCGGATCCTCATGGACATCTTCGTCAAGCAGGTGAAGATGCCGCGCGCCGAGTTCCTCAAGAGCTTCCCGTCGAACGAAGGCAACCTCGAGTGGGCCGCGGAGCTGTCGCGCAAGCGTCAGAAGTGGTCGCCGAATATCAAGAACTACCGCGAAGTCATCGACGGCGAACAGGAGAAGCTGGCCGCCATCGAGCGCACGCTGTACCTGCCGCTGACCGACATCAAGGAAATCAATCGCGCGATGTCCGTCGGTGAGGCCAAGGCCCGCCGCGCCAAGAAGGAAATGGTCGAGGCCAACCTGCGTCTCGTCATCTCCATCGCGAAGAAGTACACCAACCGCGGCCTGCAGTTCCTCGACCTCATCCAGGAAGGCAACATCGGCCTGATGAAGGCCGTGGACAAGTTCGAATACCGTCGCGGCTACAAGTTCTCGACGTACGCCACCTGGTGGATCCGTCAGGCCATCACCCGCTCGATCGCCGATCAGGCCCGCACCATCCGTATTCCGGTGCACATGATCGAAACGATCAACAAGCTCAACCGCATCTCCCGCCAGATGCTCCAGCAGTTCGGCCGCGAGCCGACGCCGGAAGAACTGGCCAAGGAAATGGAGATGCCGGAAGACAAGATCCGCAAGGTCCTGAAGATCGCGAAGGAACCGATCTCCATGGAAACCCCGATCGGTGACGACGAAGATTCGCATCTGGGCGACTTCATCGAAGACACCAACGCCAGCTCGCCCATCGAGTCGGCCACGGAAACGGGTCTCATGGAAACCGTGCGCGACGTGCTGGCCGGCCTCACCCCGCGTGAAGCCAAGGTCCTGCGCATGCGCTTCGGCATCGATATGAACACGGATCACACGCTGGAAGAAGTCGGCAAGCAGTTCGACGTCACCCGCGAGCGCATCCGCCAGATAGAAGCCAAGGCCCTGCGCAAGCTGCGTCACCCGAGCCGCTCGGAAACCCTGCGCTCGTTCCTCGATATCGACTGA
- a CDS encoding Imm26 family immunity protein yields the protein MNESKKRGGRPRVGDVVSIALDEAGTTAYAVVLEKSQFAFFDGRNASEIDEVIRQAPMFYVSVMNSAVTTGRWPFVTARPERVAALKAPPTFIQDPINPEKFQIYDAGIMRPATRAECSALERTAVWDAEHVEDRIRDQYAGRENKWLLSLQIDAI from the coding sequence ATGAATGAATCGAAGAAGCGTGGTGGGCGCCCCCGGGTCGGTGATGTAGTGTCGATAGCACTCGATGAAGCCGGGACTACAGCTTATGCTGTCGTCCTTGAGAAATCTCAATTTGCCTTCTTCGACGGTCGAAACGCTTCGGAAATTGATGAGGTCATTCGGCAGGCCCCGATGTTTTATGTTTCGGTCATGAACAGCGCAGTTACAACCGGCCGGTGGCCCTTTGTTACTGCTCGTCCCGAGCGCGTTGCAGCGTTGAAGGCGCCGCCAACCTTCATTCAAGACCCGATCAATCCTGAGAAATTTCAGATTTATGATGCCGGTATTATGCGGCCGGCCACGCGCGCCGAGTGTTCGGCCTTGGAGCGAACAGCGGTGTGGGACGCTGAACATGTTGAAGACCGCATTCGAGATCAATATGCTGGTCGCGAGAACAAATGGCTTCTCTCCCTGCAGATAGATGCTATTTGA
- a CDS encoding tautomerase family protein — MPIVNILVTREGTRPGAEKTTQEQKSAVYKGIADLLFGVMGKPHDDTIVLFQEHEIEDIGQSGLPLADFRARRDRDRQVNS, encoded by the coding sequence ATGCCGATCGTGAACATTCTCGTGACCCGTGAGGGCACACGTCCTGGCGCAGAAAAAACCACTCAGGAGCAGAAGTCGGCCGTTTACAAAGGCATTGCCGACCTGCTGTTCGGCGTCATGGGCAAGCCCCATGACGACACGATCGTTCTCTTTCAGGAACACGAAATCGAAGATATCGGACAGAGCGGCTTGCCTTTGGCGGATTTCCGCGCAAGGAGGGATCGCGACCGACAGGTCAACTCCTGA
- a CDS encoding LysR family transcriptional regulator, which translates to MTEQKRTDLDWQDVRVFVALARQGSLSATARMLSVNHATVARRVQSLEQALGEKLVERRPEGYVLTTAGTQALMAASDMEQAAQTLRRGVADGSPSGLVRISSSPGLSAGFLASRLAPLALRYPQLDIDLAHTLRSVSLERHEADIAIRVDKPKDGDIVARPLTTMGYAFYGTEETCRSVEAGGEPVLIGFNEADGYITQAVWMSQRFPRARVAFRAKDQFLQSIAAQAGVGLALIPHYIGRSTPLLRICDLGSVPAARDVYLLTRSRDRKDASIRVIADEIVSMFKQARDLFR; encoded by the coding sequence ATGACTGAGCAAAAACGCACAGACCTGGATTGGCAGGATGTCCGGGTCTTCGTGGCCCTGGCGCGGCAGGGCAGTCTCTCCGCAACGGCTCGGATGCTTTCGGTCAATCACGCGACCGTTGCGCGCAGGGTGCAGTCGCTGGAACAGGCGTTGGGCGAAAAGCTCGTCGAGCGGCGACCGGAAGGCTACGTGCTTACGACGGCTGGGACGCAGGCGCTTATGGCGGCCAGCGACATGGAGCAGGCAGCGCAAACCCTCAGGCGAGGCGTGGCCGACGGGTCGCCGAGCGGGCTGGTCCGGATCAGCTCGTCACCAGGCTTGTCAGCCGGCTTTCTCGCCTCGCGCCTTGCCCCTTTGGCGTTGCGATATCCACAGCTCGATATCGATCTTGCCCATACCCTGCGGTCAGTCAGCCTTGAACGGCACGAGGCGGATATCGCCATCCGGGTCGACAAACCCAAGGACGGTGACATCGTTGCGCGCCCGCTAACCACCATGGGTTACGCGTTCTATGGGACCGAAGAGACATGTCGCTCGGTCGAAGCCGGCGGCGAGCCGGTGTTGATTGGCTTCAACGAAGCGGACGGGTATATCACTCAGGCCGTATGGATGTCGCAGCGCTTCCCCCGGGCGCGGGTGGCGTTCCGCGCGAAAGACCAGTTCCTGCAATCGATCGCTGCACAGGCGGGCGTGGGCCTGGCGCTCATCCCGCACTACATCGGCCGCAGTACACCCCTGCTCCGTATCTGCGATCTCGGATCGGTACCGGCTGCCAGGGACGTGTATCTTCTGACCCGAAGCCGCGACCGCAAGGACGCGTCGATTCGAGTCATCGCCGACGAGATCGTCAGCATGTTCAAGCAGGCGCGCGATCTTTTTCGATAA
- a CDS encoding DUF416 family protein, translating into MDYDIAQFEEKLIELSDLERLGFGICLLERALPMFYAFQAETNHAGMGEVMASLAACWKTMEDGRWGEPAFLTSNECEKVMPDSEDYDSFYTSAALDAVDICCSLLDFIHAKDIRSIVAATQVQLDTLDLATQRLLDEDGVGDDHRLVQGPTSLLSLELNRMQDDLFFLAASSAQSEPLASQLRRRVLELNYRQIELIRRAE; encoded by the coding sequence ATGGACTACGATATTGCGCAGTTTGAAGAGAAATTGATCGAGCTTAGCGATCTGGAGCGACTTGGCTTCGGGATCTGTCTGCTGGAGCGTGCGTTACCCATGTTCTACGCGTTCCAGGCGGAGACGAATCATGCTGGCATGGGCGAAGTGATGGCTTCATTGGCGGCATGCTGGAAGACCATGGAGGATGGCCGGTGGGGTGAGCCGGCCTTCCTGACCAGTAATGAGTGTGAGAAGGTCATGCCGGATTCGGAGGATTATGATTCGTTCTATACCTCGGCGGCGCTCGATGCTGTGGACATTTGCTGTAGCTTGCTCGACTTCATTCACGCGAAAGACATTAGGTCGATCGTGGCGGCGACGCAGGTCCAGCTTGATACGCTCGACTTGGCAACCCAGAGGTTGTTGGATGAGGATGGCGTGGGTGACGATCATCGTTTAGTTCAGGGGCCCACTTCGCTGCTATCGCTCGAGTTGAATCGCATGCAAGACGATCTTTTCTTCCTTGCGGCGTCGAGCGCGCAGTCGGAGCCTCTTGCCTCTCAGCTTCGGCGGCGCGTCCTTGAGCTGAATTACCGGCAGATTGAGTTGATCCGCCGAGCTGAGTGA
- the dtd gene encoding D-aminoacyl-tRNA deacylase, with product MIALIQRVESARVDVDGQTVGAIGAGLLVLVAVEPGDGEAQCTRMLERLLGYRVFSDAEGKMNLALSDTGGGLLLVSQFTLAADTRKGMRPSFTTAAPPEEGRRWFDRLVDLARVAHPGVETGRFGAHMKVHLINDGPVTFRLEVR from the coding sequence ATGATTGCATTGATTCAGCGTGTCGAATCCGCGCGCGTCGACGTCGACGGGCAGACGGTGGGCGCCATCGGCGCCGGCCTGCTTGTTCTCGTCGCGGTGGAGCCGGGCGACGGCGAGGCCCAGTGCACCCGGATGCTCGAGCGGCTGCTTGGCTACCGTGTGTTCTCCGATGCCGAGGGCAAGATGAACCTGGCGCTGTCGGACACCGGCGGCGGACTGCTGCTCGTCAGCCAGTTCACCCTGGCGGCCGATACCCGGAAGGGCATGCGCCCCAGCTTCACCACCGCGGCGCCGCCGGAAGAAGGCCGGCGCTGGTTCGACCGGCTGGTCGATCTGGCCCGGGTGGCCCACCCGGGGGTGGAAACCGGACGCTTCGGTGCCCATATGAAGGTTCACCTGATCAACGATGGCCCGGTCACCTTCCGTCTGGAGGTGCGCTGA
- a CDS encoding putative toxin: MAQIASKGRRGEEAVRKMVDIGDKVAVNVNGRMRIPDGFISGRSLSEVKNVATQGLTEQLRDYIQIAASREVPFNLYTNESTKITQPLQELIDAGTVNHFRLPMN; encoded by the coding sequence ATGGCTCAGATCGCCTCTAAGGGCCGCAGGGGTGAAGAGGCGGTGCGCAAAATGGTGGACATCGGCGATAAGGTCGCCGTCAATGTCAATGGGCGGATGCGGATTCCGGATGGCTTCATTTCGGGCCGATCGCTAAGCGAGGTGAAGAATGTTGCAACTCAGGGATTGACCGAGCAGCTGCGTGACTATATTCAGATAGCCGCAAGTCGTGAAGTTCCGTTCAATCTTTATACCAACGAGAGCACTAAGATCACACAGCCTCTCCAGGAACTGATCGATGCGGGGACAGTCAATCACTTCCGGTTGCCAATGAACTGA